One window of the Herbiconiux sp. L3-i23 genome contains the following:
- a CDS encoding PIG-L family deacetylase — protein sequence MTSRRPLRLVLAAMLPVAIFGAVLSAPTAAIAAPDCSAGSTLSVVAHQDDDILFQAPDLAADLASDRCVQTVYVTAGDAGDSVWYWQSREAGVKAAHALMSGHANSWTDSVQRVAGADVAVSTLNGDERVSLVFLRLPDGGMTGGGTGVNDFESLEKLERSLSAEIHTIDDGEAYSRADLVDTLLELMTRSGADDVKTLDFAGEYGDGDHSDHHAVGYFTAEASARYAATHDLKGYTGYGISSSPSNVSGADLTNKKAAFYAYAAYDWKTCASDSACGSRPESSWLSRQYPVSAPPVDPTDPTDPTDPAGAVNVALTASVVASSQNTADGQGATSAIDGFVDGYPGDYTREWATVRGGAGSTITLSWPTAQTIDRVVLFDRPNADDRISAATLTFSDGSSVAVPGLANDGAATTVSFAARTTTSVRLTVNSVSATTLNVGLAEFEVWTPATGDPTDPTDPTDPTDPTDPTDPTDPTEPTSPDNVAADASVVASSENPNDGQEASGAIDGIVDGYPGDYTREWATAGGRAGSWLTLNWSSAVTTDRVVLYDRPNSDDQITSATLTFSDGSTVSVPALANGGAATTVTFPQRSTAWIRLDITGVSSTTLNVGLAEFEVWTPASTTPTPTDPTPTNPTTPTEPTDPTPTEPTEPTTPTEPTEPTEPTNPTEPTTPTEPTTPTEPTTPTEPTEPTTPTEPSTPAQPANVAALAATSASSESWGSGQSSWATIDGTVDGYSGVDVTKEWSSIGEGAGAWLQLNWSEPVLLGRVVLHDRINADDQILAATLTFSDGSVVEVGELDNSGAGLVLDFAPRATTSLRLTITTVSGTTLNVGLAEIEAWTV from the coding sequence GTGACCTCCCGACGCCCCCTTCGTCTCGTCCTTGCCGCCATGCTGCCCGTCGCCATCTTCGGTGCCGTGCTCTCTGCGCCGACGGCCGCCATCGCGGCGCCCGACTGCTCAGCCGGCAGCACCCTCAGCGTCGTCGCTCATCAGGACGACGACATCCTCTTCCAGGCGCCCGACCTCGCCGCCGACCTCGCCTCCGACCGGTGCGTGCAGACCGTCTACGTCACGGCCGGCGACGCGGGCGACTCCGTCTGGTACTGGCAGTCGCGCGAAGCCGGAGTCAAGGCGGCACACGCCCTGATGTCCGGACACGCGAACTCGTGGACCGATTCGGTGCAGCGAGTCGCCGGCGCCGACGTCGCGGTGAGCACGCTGAACGGCGACGAGCGCGTTTCGCTGGTGTTCCTCCGCCTCCCGGACGGCGGCATGACCGGTGGCGGCACGGGGGTCAACGATTTCGAGAGTCTCGAGAAGCTCGAGCGCTCTCTCAGCGCCGAGATCCACACCATCGACGACGGTGAAGCATATTCGCGTGCCGACCTCGTCGACACGCTCCTCGAGCTCATGACGCGCAGCGGCGCCGACGACGTGAAGACTCTCGACTTCGCCGGAGAATACGGCGACGGCGACCACAGCGATCACCACGCGGTCGGCTACTTCACCGCTGAAGCGTCGGCGCGCTACGCCGCGACTCACGACCTGAAGGGGTACACGGGATACGGGATATCGAGCAGCCCGTCGAACGTCTCGGGTGCTGATCTGACGAACAAGAAGGCGGCCTTCTACGCGTACGCCGCGTACGACTGGAAGACCTGCGCGAGCGACAGCGCCTGCGGTTCGCGACCCGAGTCGTCGTGGCTCAGCAGGCAGTATCCGGTGAGCGCGCCGCCGGTCGACCCGACCGATCCCACCGATCCGACCGACCCCGCGGGGGCCGTGAACGTGGCCTTGACCGCGTCCGTCGTGGCGAGCTCGCAGAACACCGCCGACGGACAGGGAGCGACGTCCGCCATCGACGGCTTCGTGGACGGCTATCCGGGCGACTACACCCGTGAGTGGGCGACGGTGCGCGGGGGTGCCGGGAGCACCATCACGCTGTCCTGGCCGACCGCGCAGACCATCGACCGCGTCGTGCTGTTCGACCGTCCCAACGCCGACGACCGCATCTCGGCGGCGACATTGACCTTCTCGGACGGTTCCAGTGTCGCCGTGCCTGGACTGGCGAACGATGGAGCGGCCACCACCGTGTCCTTCGCGGCGCGGACGACCACGAGTGTTCGACTGACCGTCAATTCCGTCAGCGCGACCACCCTCAATGTCGGACTCGCAGAGTTCGAGGTCTGGACCCCAGCGACCGGTGACCCCACGGATCCGACGGACCCGACCGACCCCACCGACCCGACCGATCCCACCGACCCGACGGACCCGACCGAGCCGACCTCGCCGGACAACGTGGCCGCGGACGCCTCGGTCGTCGCGAGCTCCGAGAACCCGAACGACGGTCAGGAGGCCTCGGGGGCGATCGACGGCATCGTCGACGGCTATCCCGGTGACTACACCCGTGAATGGGCGACCGCCGGCGGCCGTGCCGGAAGCTGGCTGACTCTCAACTGGTCGAGCGCCGTGACCACCGACCGCGTCGTGCTCTACGACCGGCCGAACAGCGACGACCAGATCACCTCGGCGACCCTCACCTTCTCCGACGGATCGACGGTGTCGGTTCCCGCCCTCGCGAACGGCGGCGCGGCCACCACGGTCACGTTCCCGCAGCGGAGCACGGCGTGGATCCGACTCGACATCACCGGGGTGAGCTCCACCACGCTGAACGTCGGCCTCGCCGAGTTCGAGGTGTGGACGCCGGCATCGACGACTCCGACGCCGACCGACCCGACGCCGACCAACCCGACGACTCCGACGGAACCGACGGACCCGACGCCGACCGAGCCCACGGAGCCAACGACGCCGACGGAGCCAACTGAGCCGACTGAGCCGACGAATCCTACGGAGCCGACCACTCCGACGGAGCCGACCACTCCGACGGAGCCGACCACTCCGACGGAGCCGACCGAGCCGACGACTCCGACCGAGCCTTCGACCCCGGCGCAGCCGGCGAACGTGGCGGCGCTCGCCGCGACGTCCGCGAGCTCCGAGTCGTGGGGTTCCGGCCAGTCCTCGTGGGCGACGATCGACGGAACCGTCGACGGCTACAGCGGCGTCGACGTCACCAAGGAGTGGTCCTCGATCGGTGAGGGAGCGGGGGCCTGGCTCCAGCTGAACTGGTCGGAGCCCGTCCTGCTCGGACGCGTCGTCCTGCACGACCGCATCAACGCCGACGACCAGATCCTCGCCGCGACGCTCACCTTCAGCGACGGCAGCGTCGTCGAGGTCGGCGAACTCGACAACTCGGGTGCCGGCCTGGTGCTCGACTTCGCCCCTCGGGCGACGACGAGCCTGCGCCTGACGATCACCACGGTCAGCGGCACGACCCTCAACGTCGGCCTCGCCGAGATCGAGGCGTGGACCGTCTGA
- a CDS encoding O-antigen ligase, translating into MTSTAARTVFASVVLFTLFAGEAIRNSIGWWGFAGWAVFVAAVSVVVLIRSRGSALPRPAALRTVFRSPITWLTVFLVWCMASIAWSYYPLGTALGLLILTVTTIAALAVARLARNDRALPLRALTFALGAILAASIVFELVVAVVVRAPILPVFPIDVVPGREIPDAFYWSRALLLEGGRIQGIVGNANLLGFIALLGAVVGVATVRTHVVPRWVAVATAVLGALVLVLTRSSTVLVAAAAVAVVAALVVCFRAGRSASLRRRVGWALVAVLVVGAAVGALFARPLLAAIGKSPDLTGRLDIWAAVLGLFGDRPVAGWGWIGYWQPWIPLFDDLAERRGVVYLQAHDAYLDVAFQVGTIGLLFFLALLVTTAARALRATRQTLVPVLLLTALVVQALAESRLLYEGNWALLVLLAVGAFATLPREDGADTTAPRPVSPKERGTRR; encoded by the coding sequence ATGACCTCGACCGCCGCTCGCACCGTGTTCGCGAGCGTCGTCCTCTTCACGCTCTTCGCCGGCGAGGCGATTCGTAACAGCATCGGCTGGTGGGGTTTCGCCGGCTGGGCGGTGTTCGTCGCCGCCGTGTCGGTCGTCGTTCTCATCCGGTCGCGCGGCTCCGCCCTCCCGCGGCCCGCCGCGCTTCGCACTGTGTTCCGCTCCCCCATCACCTGGCTGACCGTGTTCCTCGTTTGGTGCATGGCGTCCATCGCCTGGTCGTACTACCCCCTCGGCACCGCGCTCGGGCTGTTGATCCTCACCGTGACGACCATCGCGGCACTTGCCGTCGCGCGCCTCGCGCGGAACGACCGCGCCCTGCCCCTCCGCGCGCTGACGTTCGCACTCGGCGCGATCCTCGCCGCCTCGATCGTGTTCGAACTCGTCGTCGCCGTCGTCGTCCGTGCCCCGATCCTGCCCGTCTTCCCCATCGACGTCGTCCCCGGCAGAGAAATCCCCGACGCGTTCTACTGGTCGCGCGCGCTCCTGCTCGAAGGCGGACGGATCCAGGGCATCGTCGGCAACGCGAACCTCCTCGGATTCATCGCGCTGCTCGGCGCCGTGGTGGGCGTCGCCACGGTGCGGACACACGTCGTCCCTCGGTGGGTAGCCGTCGCGACGGCCGTCCTCGGCGCCCTGGTGCTCGTGCTCACCCGGTCGTCCACCGTGCTCGTCGCCGCGGCCGCCGTCGCCGTCGTCGCCGCACTCGTCGTGTGCTTCCGAGCCGGGCGATCCGCCTCGCTCCGGCGACGGGTCGGCTGGGCTCTCGTCGCCGTGCTGGTCGTCGGCGCTGCCGTCGGCGCCCTGTTCGCCCGCCCGCTGCTCGCCGCCATCGGCAAGAGCCCCGACCTCACCGGACGCCTCGACATCTGGGCCGCGGTGCTCGGCCTCTTCGGCGACCGTCCGGTGGCCGGGTGGGGCTGGATCGGCTACTGGCAGCCGTGGATCCCCCTGTTCGACGACCTCGCCGAACGACGCGGCGTCGTCTACCTACAGGCGCACGACGCGTACCTCGACGTCGCATTCCAGGTCGGCACGATCGGGCTCCTCTTCTTCCTCGCGCTCCTCGTCACGACGGCGGCACGGGCTCTGCGCGCCACCCGACAGACCCTCGTCCCCGTGCTGCTGCTGACGGCCCTCGTCGTCCAAGCGCTCGCCGAGAGCCGCCTGCTCTACGAGGGCAACTGGGCGCTGCTCGTGCTCCTCGCGGTCGGCGCGTTCGCGACGCTGCCGCGCGAGGACGGCGCAGACACGACAGCGCCACGTCCCGTCTCCCCGAAGGAGCGCGGAACGCGGCGCTGA
- a CDS encoding O-antigen ligase family protein, whose translation MTAPLLTPAPTRPRATPAATSMLATALFGFAFGGQAVRNLIGWPGFVTVAVALFAVVLVTLWRHRFVVVTRTPPLSLVAFLVFSALSLLWSQYQWATSIGLAAQWSTALAGIAVAATLPWPTIVRSLSQALTGLLAASLAFEAFVSFVLRRPVAPVYLDLDGSSPGAFWWSENHLLEFGPIQGVVGNRNLLAFLALLALIVVLTTAIESARISRFGLALVALAVVTLVLTRSATVILAAAAVAIVAVVAIAVRRAPAHHRAAVYGAAIALLAIAVAFCATSAHTVLALLGRGDMTGRRTIWMTVAWLAEQQPLVGWGWISYWAPWVPPFNDLIVIDGVEYLQAHNALLDIWLQLGLVGVAIALVAAVAATLGTWRMATDPHAIVRTALPALLLTALLFQSLTESRLLIEGNWMLFVVLCCIATRRDDLAAGAEATELLRSSHDLDRRSHRVRERRPLHALRRRGDS comes from the coding sequence GTGACCGCCCCGCTCCTCACCCCGGCGCCGACGCGGCCGCGGGCGACTCCCGCGGCCACCTCGATGCTGGCGACCGCTCTGTTCGGCTTCGCCTTCGGCGGGCAGGCCGTGCGCAACCTGATCGGCTGGCCGGGCTTCGTGACGGTCGCCGTCGCGCTGTTCGCGGTGGTGCTCGTGACGCTGTGGCGCCACCGGTTCGTCGTGGTGACGCGCACCCCTCCCCTGTCGCTCGTCGCCTTCCTCGTCTTCAGCGCACTGTCATTGCTCTGGAGCCAGTATCAGTGGGCGACCTCGATCGGATTGGCGGCGCAGTGGTCGACGGCGCTCGCCGGGATCGCCGTCGCGGCGACTCTGCCGTGGCCCACCATCGTCCGCTCCCTGTCTCAAGCGCTCACCGGGCTCCTCGCGGCGAGCCTCGCCTTCGAAGCGTTCGTGTCGTTCGTGCTGCGGCGGCCGGTCGCCCCGGTCTATCTCGACCTCGACGGCTCGTCGCCCGGCGCGTTCTGGTGGAGCGAGAACCATCTGCTCGAATTCGGGCCGATCCAAGGCGTGGTCGGAAACCGCAACCTGCTCGCCTTCCTCGCTCTGCTCGCCCTCATCGTCGTGCTCACGACCGCGATCGAGAGCGCCCGGATCTCAAGGTTTGGGCTCGCCCTCGTCGCCCTGGCGGTGGTGACCCTCGTGCTGACCCGGTCGGCAACGGTGATCCTCGCCGCGGCGGCGGTCGCGATCGTCGCCGTCGTCGCGATCGCCGTCCGAAGGGCACCGGCCCACCACCGAGCGGCCGTGTACGGCGCCGCCATCGCCCTGCTCGCGATCGCGGTGGCCTTCTGCGCCACCTCCGCGCACACCGTCCTCGCGCTCCTCGGCCGCGGCGACATGACCGGGCGGCGCACGATCTGGATGACCGTCGCCTGGCTCGCCGAACAACAACCCCTGGTCGGCTGGGGATGGATCAGCTACTGGGCCCCTTGGGTGCCGCCCTTCAACGACCTCATCGTCATCGACGGGGTCGAATACCTCCAGGCCCACAACGCGCTGCTCGACATCTGGCTGCAGCTGGGTCTCGTCGGTGTGGCGATCGCACTCGTCGCCGCAGTCGCCGCGACCCTCGGCACCTGGCGGATGGCGACCGACCCGCACGCCATCGTGCGCACCGCGCTTCCCGCGCTGCTGCTCACCGCGCTGCTGTTCCAGAGCCTGACCGAGAGCCGGCTGCTGATCGAGGGCAACTGGATGCTCTTCGTCGTCCTCTGCTGCATCGCGACGCGGCGCGACGACCTGGCGGCGGGCGCGGAGGCCACCGAGCTTCTACGCTCGTCCCATGACCTCGACCGCCGCTCGCACCGTGTTCGCGAGCGTCGTCCTCTTCACGCTCTTCGCCGGCGAGGCGATTCGTAA
- a CDS encoding HAD-IIB family hydrolase, with protein MSSSDAAASTPADAWSGTWMPELVAFDLDDTLAPSKSPVDPRMLELFSELLDVAQVCVISGGQIGQFRAQLLDRLSGIDEAKLARLHLMPTCGTQYWRFGPGGWTQVYAENLTSEQIADAFASLERRAKELGYWESETWGPILEDRGSQVTFSALGQEAPVDIKRAWDPTGEKKNTLRAAVQDDLPELEARSGGSTSIDITRSGIDKAYGMEKLVQLVGIPIERMLFIGDRLDPEGNDYPVKSTGVATHAVDGWQDTAAVVERLVATARS; from the coding sequence ATGAGTTCTTCCGACGCCGCCGCTTCGACTCCCGCCGACGCGTGGAGCGGCACCTGGATGCCCGAGCTCGTGGCGTTCGATCTCGACGACACCCTCGCGCCGTCGAAGTCGCCGGTCGACCCGCGGATGCTCGAGCTGTTCTCGGAGCTGCTCGACGTCGCCCAGGTGTGCGTGATCTCGGGCGGTCAGATCGGCCAGTTCCGCGCCCAGCTGCTCGACCGCCTGTCGGGCATCGATGAGGCGAAGCTCGCCCGCCTCCACCTCATGCCGACCTGCGGCACCCAGTACTGGCGCTTCGGCCCCGGCGGGTGGACGCAGGTCTACGCCGAGAACCTCACCTCCGAGCAGATCGCGGACGCGTTCGCGTCGCTCGAGCGCCGCGCGAAGGAGCTCGGCTACTGGGAGAGCGAGACGTGGGGTCCGATCCTCGAAGACCGCGGCTCGCAGGTCACCTTCTCGGCCCTCGGCCAGGAAGCGCCGGTCGACATCAAGAGGGCATGGGACCCGACGGGGGAGAAGAAGAACACGCTACGCGCCGCCGTGCAGGACGACCTGCCCGAGCTCGAGGCTCGCTCCGGGGGATCCACCTCGATCGACATCACGCGCAGCGGCATCGACAAGGCGTACGGCATGGAGAAGCTCGTGCAGTTGGTCGGCATCCCGATCGAGCGGATGCTCTTCATCGGCGACCGCCTCGACCCCGAGGGCAACGACTACCCGGTGAAGTCGACGGGCGTGGCCACCCACGCGGTCGACGGCTGGCAGGACACGGCCGCGGTCGTCGAACGCCTGGTCGCCACCGCCCGCAGCTAG